The following are from one region of the Fusarium verticillioides 7600 chromosome 1, whole genome shotgun sequence genome:
- a CDS encoding aromatic amino acid aminotransferase I — MMLPVVRGPRFGPLVRHGRSLHTTSRCLSSAEAAPAARPAHYDTSQQLSAIDAVKERRLKAGKLVAGVAAASDSDMFKGPTTGLPKSKRWDNHLSHESRVREPCTLKQAARYMKKPGLISLGGGLPSSEVFPIAELGFKVPVAPKFSEKETEESGQTVTIGKYDVRDRGGTYDLSIACNYGQATGSPQMMRYLTEHTEIVYNPPYADWKVCQTIGSTGALEEALRMFCDKDRGDSILTEDFSFSTALETVGPLGVKAFGVAIDEEGIVPEAMDELLSNWDAKERGSRKPHVLYTVPSGQNPTGATQGTERRKAVYAVAQKHDLYIIEDEPYYFLQMQPYTGRDQPEVPPPETVEEFVSSLIPSLLSIDVDGRVMRMDSFSKVLVPGSRLGWITASEQIVERYIRHAEVASQGPSGFSQVILYKLLDETWGHEGYLRWLMNLRLEYTKKRNALLAACEDHLPSDLATWTPPVAGMFMWINIDHTKHPEAGKRSILDIEEEIFNSCIENGVLIARGSWFLTEKDKAPPGLFFRATYASATPENMNKAIERFGKAVRDSFGRK, encoded by the exons ATGATGCTCCCAGTCGTGAGAGGACCGCGATTCGGGCCATTGGTTCGACATGGTCGCTCACTTCATACCACATCGCGATGTCTGTCAAGCGCCGAGGCTGCCCCGGCTGCCCGTCCAGCGCATTATGATACCTCACAGCAACTCTCCGCCATCGACGCCGTCAAGGAGAGACGGCTGAAAGCGGGAAAGCTCGTGGCTggagttgctgctgcttcagaTAGTGACATGTTCAAAGGACCG ACTACCGGACTACCCAAGTCCAAGCGATGGGATA ACCACTTGAGTCATGAGAGTAGAGTGCGAGAACCATGCACTCTCAAGCAAGCGGCTCGCTACATGAAAAAACCTGGCCTTATCTCACTGGGCGGTGGCCTGCCGTCCAGTGAAGTTTTCCCCATCGCTGAACTCGGTTTCAAGGTCCCCGTCGCACCAAAGTTCTCCGAGAAAGAGACCGAAGAGTCGGGTCAGACTGTAACAATCGGAAAATATGACGTGAGAGATCGCGGAGGCACTTATGACTTGTCCATCGCTTGCAACTACGGCCAAGCCACGGGATCAccacagatgatgagatACTTGACTGAACACACCGAGATTGTGTATAACCCTCCCTATGCAGACTGGAAAGTTTGCCAAACAATCGGCAGCACTGGAGCATTAGAAGAGGCGCTGCGCATGTTCTGTGACAAGGATCGTGGCGATTCAATACTCACTGAAGAtttcagcttctcgactgCCCTGGAAACAGTTGGCCCTCTTGGTGTGAAGGCATTCGGCGTGGCAATCGACGAGGAGGGCATCGTCCCCGAGGCTATGGATGAGCTCTTGTCAAACTGGGATGCTAAAGAACGAGGATCGAGGAAGCCTCATGTGTTGTATACTGTTCCTTCAGGACAGAATCCCACAGGCGCAACACAGGGAACGGAGAGACGAAAGGCCGTCTATGCCGTGGCGCAAAAGCATGATCTATACATCATCGAAGATGAGCCATACTACTTTCTCCAGATGCAACCCTACACGGGTCGCGACCAACCAGAAGTACCACCACCAGAGACTGTCGAGGAGTTTGTATCGTCTCTCATTCCCTCACTTCTAAGCATCGATGTTGACGGACGAGTCATGCGTATGGACTCCTTCTCAAAGGTTCTCGTGCCAGGTTCTCGTCTTGGCTGGATAACAGCGTCGGAACAAATTGTTGAGAGGTATATTCGACACGCTGAAGTTGCAAGCCAGGGGCCCAGCGGCTTCTCCCAGGTCATTCTATACAAGTTGCTCGATGAGACATGGGGACACGAGGGTTACCTACGGTGGCTGATGAATTTGCGACTGGAGTATACAAAGAAGCGCAATGCTCTTCTGGCCGCCTGCGAAGATCATCTACCTAGTGATCTTGCAACTTGGACCCCCCCTGTCGCTGGCATGTTT ATGTGGATTAATATTGACCATACAAAGCATCCTGAAGCAGGAAAGCGAAGCatcctcgatatcgaagaagagattTTCAACTCCTGCATCGAGAATGGTGTCCTTATCGCCAGGGGCTCGTGGTTCTTGActgagaaggacaaggcaCCACCGggactcttcttcagagcGACATATGCATCTGCAACCCCTGAGAACATGAACAAGGCCATCGAAAGATTCGGAAAGGCTGTAAGAGACAGCTTTGGTAGGAAATAG
- a CDS encoding beta-N-acetylhexosaminidase → MWSKAKALLVIAAFALAPVDAIWPVPKKISTGDKVLFIDQSIDITYNGDFMPYTYNYQPDAGSKFNSKQIVQAGVSRALQAIFNNNFVPWKLRERNSDFEPDLQKKQWVKSLKIVQTEEDDKSTFKPLAGEVDESYSLTLSEKGEASIKAKSSTGILHGLETFLQLFFKHSSGTSWYTPHAPVAIQDAPEYPHRGILLDVARSYFEVEHIKRTIDAMSWSKLNRLHLHITDSQSWPLEIPALPKLAEKGAYRKGLTYSPEDLAGIYEYGIHRGVEVIMEIDMPGHIGVVELAYKDLIVAYNEKPYQWWCKEPPCGAFRMNSTDVYDFLDTLFEDLFPRISPYSAYFHAGGDELNHNDSMLDPGVRSNKTEVLAPLLQKFVDYTHGKIRDAGLTPFVWEEMITEWNMTLGKDVVIQSWLGNGAVKAMAEAGHKVIDSDYNFWYLDCGRGQWLNFDNGEAFKTYYPFNDWCGPTKSWRLIYSHDPRAGLSEEAAKLVLGGEAAVWTETIDSVNLDTIVWPRAAVMGEVLWSGRTDASGQNRSQYDAAPRLAELRERMVARGVSASPIQMPFCTQGNATECAQFEG, encoded by the exons ATGTggtccaaggccaaggctctcCTGGTCATCGCCGCCTTCGCCCTCGCTCCCGTCGACGCCATATGGCCAGTGCCCAAGAAGATCTCAACGGGAGACAAGGTGCTCTTCATCGATCAAAGCATCGATATCACCTACAATGGAGACTTT ATGCCTTACACTTATAACTACCAGCCTGATGCCGGTTCCAAGTTCAACAGCAAGCAGATCGTCCAGGCCGGTGTCTCGCGTGCTCTTCaggccatcttcaacaacaactttGTGCCATGGAAGCTTCGTGAACGCAACTCGGATTTTGAGCCCGatctgcagaagaagcagtggGTCAAGTCACTCAAGATTGTCCAaaccgaggaggatgacaagAGCACTTTCAAGCCTCTTGctggcgaggttgatgaatCGTATTCACTCACACTTTccgagaagggcgaggccTCTATCAAGGCCAAATCATCCACGGGTATCCTGCACGGACTTGAGACAttcttgcagctcttcttcaaacacAGCTCTGGCACTTCATGGTACACGCCACACGCGCCTGTCGCCATCCAGGATGCGCCCGAGTATCCCCATCGCGGTATTCTGCTTGACGTTGCCCGTAGTTACTTCGAGGTTGAACACATTAAGCGCACCATCGATGCCATGTCCTGGAGCAAGCTGAATCGCCTTCACCTTCACATAACTGACTCgcagtcttggcctcttgAAATTCCTGCTCTGCCCAAGCTGGCAGAGAAGGGAGCATACCGCAAGGGCCTCACCTACTCTCCCGAGGACCTAGCCGGAATCTACGAGTATGGTATCCACCGCGGAGTCGAGGTGATCATGGAGATTGACATGCCCGGCCACATTGGTGTGGTTGAGCTTGCATACAAGGATCTCATCGTCGCATACAACGAGAAGCCATATCAGTGGTGGTGTAAGGAACCGCCCTGTGGTGCGTTTCGAATGAACAGTACCGACGTGTATGACTTCCTCGACACCTTGTTCGAGGATCTTTTCCCTCGCATCTCACCATACAGCGCATACTTCCACGCTGGCGGCGATGAGCTCAACCACAACGACTCCATGCTCGACCCGGGTGTGCGCTCCAACAAGACTGAAGTCCTGGCACCTCTCTTGCAGAAGTTTGTCGACTACACTCACGGCAAGATTCGCGACGCTGGATTGACTCCGTTTGTTTGGGAGGAGATGATTACTGAGTGGAATATGACACTCGGCAAGGATGTCGTGATTCAGTCGTGGCTCGGCAACGGcgctgtcaaggccatggctgaggctggtcaCAAGGTCATCGACAGTGATTATAACTTCTGG TATCTTGATTGTGGTCGTGGACAATGGCTCAACTTTGATAACGGCGAGGCTTTCAAGACCTACTACCCCTTCAACGACTGGTGCGGCCCCACCAAGAGCTGGCGCCTCATCTACTCACACGACCCTCGTGCAGGTCTGTCTGAGGAGGCTGCcaagcttgtccttggcgGTGAGGCGGCGGTATGGACAGAAACCATCGACAgcgtcaaccttgacacTATCGTCTGGCCCCGCGCCGCTGTTATGGGCGAGGTTCTCTGGTCGGGCCGAACCGACGCCTCAGGCCAGAACAGGTCGCAGTATGACGCTGCACCTCGACTGGCTGAGCTGCGCGAGCGCATGGTGGCTCGTGGTGTGAGTGCCTCGCCAATCCAGATGCCGTTCTGCACCCAGGGCAATGCTACCGAGTGCGCACAGTTTGAAGGATAA
- a CDS encoding protoporphyrinogen oxidase yields MSRRRAESTAVALLSSPAKSHLQPPLRRLDGIRSLSTSSALARRRPIVACNYTQSFNNGRTFVSQAKDANIAVLGGGLTGLTAAYYLAKKLPSTAKITLYESSDRLGGWIKTDRVPVDIEGKSGTLSFERGARSLSSLVGNTFRFDDLVLYDLALDLGLAINSPSQQPRYIYYPDHLVPTPPNISIFDMLREPLYLEIIGASLGLGINSLRKRTLPSKDYSVSEWLYAVSNSRKGIGNLASAMMHGIYGGDIHKLSARCVLDRLYWGWYLPNPGLSVRPMPVAEQALLETLGQDKQIQKMALEPRSALVDFGDKGMESLPQALSAALREQPNITIKTGEAVQDVVYNKANQQVHITSSNAKDNSKHNSKVYDKVISTLSAQDIARLAGNKLPSLSTAHSVSVMTVNIWFPQENLKPPGFGYLIPNSVAPELNPEHALGVFFDSDVQTRSKDEPAGTKLFVLMGGHYYDRPDVTPPTEEEAIIQARNLLERHLGIPRDAPAYATANFARECIPQHYVGHQDRLKAAHTELTQNFGGRLAVAGGSFTRIGAVASLRAGYDAATAAKKGLEATGLEYLNDIQQFSVVATSHIPVRHFK; encoded by the exons ATGAGTCGCCGTCGAGCAGAATCTACGGCTGTAGCTCTCCTGAGCTCACCAGCGAAATCCCACCTCCAACCGCCCCTCCGACGTCTCGATGGCATCCGCAGCCTCAGCACAAGCTCGGCACTGGCTCGGCGACGACCCATTGTCGCCTGCAATTACACCCAGTCCTTCAACAATGGACGTACATTTGTGTCGCAGGCGAAGGACGCGAATATCGCAGTCTTGGGAGGCGGGTTGACCGGTCTCACTGCGGCATACTACCTCGCAAAGAAGCTCCCCTCGACGGCCAAGATTACATTATACGAATCGAGCGATAGATTGGGAGGATGGATCAAGACAGATAGAGTCCCCGTTGATATTGAGGGGAAGAGTGGTACCTTGTCCTTTGAGCGCGGTGCTCGGTCGTTGTCTTCTCTAGTTGGCAACACATTTCGCTTCGACGACCTTGTTCTCTACGATCTG GCTCTCGATCTTGGACTCGCTATCAACTCCCCTAGTCAACAGCCACGATACATCTACTACCCAGATCATCTCGTTCCCACACCCCCCAATATTAGTATCTTTGATATGCTCCGTGAGCCGCTCTACCTTGAGATAATCGGTGCCAGTCTTGGACTGGGTATCAACTCTTTGCGCAAGAGAACTCTCCCTTCCAAGGACTACTCGGTATCTGAATGGCTCTACGCCGTGAGCAACAGTCGAAAGGGCATAGGTAACTTggcttcagccatgatgcatGGTATCTATGGCGGTGATATCCACAAGCTGAGCGCTCGCTGTGTTCTGGATCGCTTGTATTGGGGCTGGTACCTGCCGAACCCCGGCTTGTCGGTGCGCCCTATGCCTGTGGCTGAGCAGGCTCTCCTCGAAACCCTGGGCCAGGACAAGCAGATTCAGAAGATGGCCCTGGAGCCAAGGAGTGCGCTGGTGGACTTTGGTGACAAGGGCATGGAGTCGCTGCCGCAAGCTCTATCTGCTGCCCTACGGGAGCAACCGAATATCACTATAAAAACCGGCGAGGCCGTGCAGGATGTCGTTTACAATAAAGCTAACCAGCAAGTTCAT ATTACAAGTTCCAACGCCAAGGACAACTCCAAGCACAACTCCAAGGTATACGATAAGGTCATCTCAACGCTATCTGCACAAGACATTGCTCGTCTCGCAGGAAACAAACTCCCTTCGCTCTCAACAGCACACTCTGTCTCTGTCATGACTGTCAACATCTGGTTCCCTCAAGAAAATCTGAAGCCTCCCGGTTTCGGCTATCTCATCCCTAACTCCGTGGCCCCTGAGCTTAACCCTGAGCACGCTCTCGGTGTCTTTTTTGATTCTGACGTCCAGACTCGCTCCAAGGATGAACCCGCTGGTACCAAGCTCTTCGTCCTCATGGGCGGCCACTACTACGATCGTCCTGATGTCACCCCCCCtactgaggaagaggccatTATCCAAGCCCGCAATCTGCTCGAGCGTCATCTTGGCATCCCACGCGATGCTCCAGCTTATGCCACGGCCAATTTTGCTAGAGAGTGCATCCCTCAGCACTATGTTGGCCACCAGGATCGCCTAAAGGCTGCGCACACCGAGTTAACACAGAACTTTGGCGGGCGACTTGCTGTCGCTGGTGGTTCATTCACTCGCATTGGTGCTGTTGCCAGCCTACGCGCCGGCTATGATGCTGCCACGGCGGCGAAGAAGGGCCTTGAAGCGACGGGCTTGGAGTATCTTAACGACATTCAGCAATTTTCTGTCGTTGCGACTTCACATATCCCTGTGCGGCATTTTAAGTAG